The Streptomyces venezuelae genomic interval CACTTCTCCGCGCCGACCGTCGACGGCGACGGCGGGGTCGTCGAGGGCGACTTCGAGTCCGGTGACGACTCCGGCGACGGGATGACGCGGGCGGAGCGTCGTAAGGCGCAGAAGAACGCGAGCGGCGGGCGTCGTCGCAAGAAGTGACGCGGCCGCTGACGCGGTCTGCGTCGTGACGCGGGCTGCTGATGCGGTGGACGTTGTGAGGTCGTGAGTGGAGGGGCCGGTACCCGGTGGGTGCCGGCCCCTTCGTCATGGGTGCCGGGCGGCCACGCCGAGTCCGTCGAGCTCCACGGCGGCGCAGCGCCAGCGCTGGTCGGCGCCGAGCTCCAGGCGGAATGCCATGGCCCGGACGCGGCGGCCGGTGGCGATGCTCGCGAAGGCCTCCATGGCCGTGCGGTGCCGGTCCAGCTGGACGGAGCAGCGGCGCAGGACCGGGCGGGGGCCGAGCGACCGCAGGGGCGTCGCCGGCGCGAGGTGGACGAGCTGCTCGTAGGCCTCGCCGACGGTGTGGCCGAGCATCCAGTGGACCGGCCGCTCGCCGCTGAGCACCGCGAGCAGGCGCTCCGCGAAGACGGTGTGCGGGGGGAGGGTTCGCGGCGGGGCCGGGGTCCGGGGGTGGGTGCCCGCGCCGCCGCGAGGCCTCGTGCCGGCGGGGCCGCCGGGGGCGGTGCGGGGGCGTGGAGTGCGCGGGCGGGTGGTGGCCGTGTAGCTGTCCATGGTGAGCCCCTGTCGTTGCGTAACCGAGTGGTACCGGTCGGTAACTTCTGTTGGGGATCTTGTACGGGCGGGGTCGGAGCCCCCGCAAGGAGTCCCTGGCCGCGCGGGAGCCATCGGGCGGGATCACCTATCAGGGTGACGCGGGGGAAAAGTGGCTCTTCAGGGGCTTGGAGGGGGGTGACCGCGGTGGACGGGCGGCGCCTTCGGCCTGCCGCCCCGAAGGGGGACTCCGCACGTATCCTGAGGGCCTCTCCGTCTACGAAAGCGGCCAGCCATGCGCGTGTACGTCCCTCTGACCCTCCCCGGTCTCGCACAGGTGCACACGGCAGGCGAGCTGGGGCCCGGACCGATCGCCGCGTACGCCGTCACCCCCGCACTGCGCGAGTGGTACGTCTCCGACGACATCGAGGAGCTGGAGTACGCGGCGCTCAACCGGGCCGCGGCCGCCTCCCTGCGGCTCCTCGCCGGCCTTCCCGGGGCGCCCCGGTGCCGGGTCGTCCTCGCCGTCGACGTGGCCGACAAGGACGTGGCCGCCGACCCCGACGGGGGGCACGACGCCGGTTCCATCGGCGAGGTCCGGATCACGGGGCCGGTTCCGCTGGCCAAGGCGGGGGCGGTGCACGCCGACGCGGACGACGCGGTGGAGGACGTCACGGCGGCGGCGGGCGCGCTCGGGGCGGCGGACCAGGGCGACGACGACGCCCAGTTCGTCGTGGACGGGGCCGAGGACCATGAGCTGCTGTGGTTCGGGGTGCAGGAGATTCCTGAGCTGCTGCGGCGGTAGTGGGGCAGGTGGGTCGGCCCCGGGCCGGGGGCGTTGTCGGAGGGGGCCGGTACCGTTTCTCCATGGGGAAGCACGACGGCTTGCGCGGCAAGCATCTGGTCTGGGACTGGAACGGGACACTGCTCGACGACATCGGCGCGGTGATCGGAGCGACGAACGCGGCCTTCGCCGAGCTCGGGCTCGAATCGATCACCCTGGAGCGGTACCGCGAGCTGTACACGGTGCCGGTGCCGAAGTTCTACGAGCGGCTGATGGGGCGGCTGCCCACGGACGAGGAGTGGACCGTCATGGACGGGGCCTTCCACCGGCACTACTGGCAGCGGGCCGAGGCCTGCTTGCTGACCGCCGGCGCGGCGGAGCTGCTCGCGGCGCGGCAGGAGTCCGGGTTCACGCAGTCGCTGTTGTCACTGGCGCCGCACACGGAGCTGATACCGCTGGTGCGGCGGCACGGGATCGCCGAGCGGTTCGTGCGGATGGACGGGCGCGTCGACGCGTCGAAGGACGGGAAGTCCGGGCACATGGTGCGGCACCTGGCCGCGCTCGCCGTCCCGGCGGACCGGGTGGTCGTCATCGGCGACGCGGCGGACGACGCGGTGGCGGCGGCGCACGTGGGTGCGAAGGCGGTGCTCTACACCGGGGGGTCGCACAGTCGGGCTTCGCTGGAGCGGGTGGGTGCGCCGGTGGTGGACTCGCTCGCGGAGGCGGTCGCTGTGGCCGAGGAGCTGGTCTAGGGCCTGTCACCCCTGCGGGGCGGGGCGGCTGAGGCTGTCCGCGGGCTGCGTCCGCAGGGTGGCTCTGTCCTTTGGTGGGCGCGGTGGGGGCCGGGTGCGGCCCGGTGGGTGGTTGTGGGCATGCTCCCCCAGAGGGGGGACGCCCACGCCCCGGCGGAACGCATGCCGGCACTCGCCGGGTGCAGATCCGCAACCAGCCCTGGCACCCGGCCCGCGGTCAGGACTTTGTTCGGAGGATCTTCAGGAATTCGCGCATCCAGGTGGGGTGGTCCGGCCAGGCCCGGGAGGAGACCAGGAGGCCGTCGACCACGGCTGCCGTGTCCTGGAAGGTGGCGCCGGCCGCCTGCATGTCCAGTTCCAGGGCCGGGTACGCCGTGACCCTGCGGCCCTCCAGGCCGCCGACCGCCGCCGTCAGGAGCGGGCCGTGGCAGATCTGGGCCACCGGCTTGTCCGCGTCGAAGAAGGCCTTCAGGATCTTGCGGAGCTCCGGGTCGTTGCGCAGGTACTCCGGTGCCCGGCCGCCCGGGATCACCACCGCCACGTACGCGCCCGGGTCGACCTCCGAGAAGGCCAGGTCCGCGGGCCAGGTGTAGCCGGGCTTCTCCGTGTACGTGTCGAAGCCGGGCTCGAAGTCGTGGACGACGAAGCGGAGCTGCTTGCGGGCGGGGGCGGCGATGTCGACCTCGTAACCCTCCTCAAGGAGGCGCTGGTAGGGGTACATCACCTCCAGCGACTCCGCCGCGTCCCCGGTCACGATCAGGATCTTCGCCATGGCTCTCCCAGGTCACAGATGGGTCGGTCTGTCGTGCTGTGCCCATGCTTGCGTACACGCTGCCCCGGGCGGGCCGCTTTGCCAAGAGGACACGTGTCGCTGTCCATATCGTCAAACTTGGCCCGCTCTTTTGTACGCATACGGCTCATGACGCTTCGGGGGGCGAGAGCGATAGGCTTTTGCCGTGATCAGCGCGATACGCCGTGGGGGCAGCGAAGCCCCCGGCTGCCGCCCGACCCGCTACAGCGGTCGGGTCGACCGTGCGTTCGCCGATCCTCTCCGTCCGGGCGCGCCGCGTTCTGTGGCCGATAACGACCTGGGCATCTCTCATCCGGGCATACCGTCGTCTTCGACAGGAATCACCGCGTCGTGGCGTTGTGCCCTTTCTTCCACCGACGTCACGCAACGGCGCGCGACAGGAGTCAGAGGACATGCAGACCAAGCTGGACGAAGCCAAGGCCGAGCTGCTCGAAAGGGCCGCTCGGGTAGCTGAGCACAGCCCGGTCGGGGGGCGACTTCCGACGGGCCCTGGCGGTTCGGGCGAGCGCCCGGACCGGGACACCGTGCTCGAATACCTCCAGCGCTACTACCTGCACACCGCGCCGGAGGACCTCGGCGACCGGGACCCGGTCGACGTGTTCGGCGCCGCGCTCTCTCACTTCCGGCTCGCGGAGAACCGCCCGCAGGGCACCGCGAACGTGCGCGTCCACACCCCGACGGTGGAGGAGAACGGCTGGACCAGCAGCCACTCCGTCGTCGAGGTCGTCACCGACGACATGCCCTTCCTCGTCGACTCCGTCACCAACGAGCTGTCCCGCCAGGGCCGCGGCATCCACGTCGTGATCCACCCGCAGGTCCTCGTCCGCCGTGACGTCGCCGGAAGGCTCATCGAGGTCCTGGCGGCCCAGATCGAGGGCGAGCTGCCGCACGACGCGCTCACCGAGTCCTGGATCCACGTCGAGATCGACCGCGAGACCGACCGCGCCGACCTCAAGCAGATCACCGCGGACCTGCTCCGCGTCCTGTCCGACGTCCGCGAGACGGTCGAGGACTGGGACAAGATGCGCGATGCCGCTCTGCGGATCGCCGAGGGCCTCCCGGCCGAGCCCACCGCCTCCGACCTGCGCCCCACCGAGGTGGACGAGGCCCGCGAGCTGCTGCGCTGGCTCGCCGACGACCACTTCACCTTCCTCGGCTACCGTGAGTACGAGCTCGTCAACGGCGACGCCCTGTCCGCCGTGCCCGGCACCGGCCTCGGCATCCTGCGCTCCGACCCGCAGCACGCCGGCGACGACGAGGGCCACCACGCCCACCCCGTCTCGCCCTCCTTCAGTCGGCTGCCCGCCGACGCCCGCGCCAAGGCGCGCGAGCACAAGCTGCTGATCCTGACGAAGGCCAACAGCCGGGCGACCGTGCACCGCCCCTCGTACCTCGACTACGTGGGTGTGAAGAAGTTCGACACCGACGGGAACGTCATCGGTGAGCGCCGGTTCCTCGGGCTGTTCTCGTCCGCCGCCTACACCGAGTCCGTCCGCCGCGTCCCCGTCGTCAAGCGCAAGGTCCAGGAGGTCCTGGCGGGCGCCGGCTTCTCGCCGAACAGCCACGACGGCCGTGACCTGCTCCAGATCCTGGAGACCTACCCGCGCGACGAGCTGTTCCAGACGCCCGTCGACCAGCTCCAGTCCATCGTCACGTCGGTTCTCTACCTGCAGGAGCGCCGCCGGCTGCGGCTGTACCTGCGCCAGGACGAGTACGGCCGCTACTACTCGGCCCTCGTCTACCTGCCGCGCGACCGCTACACGACCCGCGTCCGGCTGCGGATCATCGACATCCTGAAGGAGGAGCTCGACGGCACCAGCGTCGACTTCACCGCCTGGAACACCGAGTCGATCCTCTCCCGGCTGCACTTCGTCGTCCGCGTCAAGCCCGGCACCGAGCTCGCCAAGCTGACCGACGCCGACGTCGACCGCATCGAGTCCCGGCTCGTCGAGGCCGCCCGCTCCTGGGCCGACGGCTTCGGCGAGGCGCTCAACGCCGAGCTGGGCGAGGAGCGCGCCGCCGAGCTGCTGCGCCGCTACGGGAACGCCTTCCCCGAGGGCTACAAGGCCGACCACTCGCCGCGCGCGGCCGTCGCCGACCTGGTCCACCTGGAGGCCCTCGCCCGTACGGACAAGGACTTCGCGCTCTCGCTCTACGAGCCCGTCGTCGCCGGCCCCGGCGAGCGCCGCTTCAAGATCTACAAGACCGGCGATCCGATCTCCCTCTCCGCCGTCCTGCCGGTCCTCAACCGGCTGGGCGTCGAGGTCACCGACGAGCGCCCGTACGAGCTGCGCTGCGCCGACCGCACCCACGCCTGGGTCTACGACTTCGGTCTGCGGATGCCGCTCCCGACCGGCAACGGCGGCGACTACCTCGGCGACGACGCCCGCGAGCGCTTCCAGGAGGCCTTCGCCGCCACCTGGACCGGCGAGGCCGAGAACGACAACTTCAAC includes:
- a CDS encoding HAD family hydrolase, with the translated sequence MGKHDGLRGKHLVWDWNGTLLDDIGAVIGATNAAFAELGLESITLERYRELYTVPVPKFYERLMGRLPTDEEWTVMDGAFHRHYWQRAEACLLTAGAAELLAARQESGFTQSLLSLAPHTELIPLVRRHGIAERFVRMDGRVDASKDGKSGHMVRHLAALAVPADRVVVIGDAADDAVAAAHVGAKAVLYTGGSHSRASLERVGAPVVDSLAEAVAVAEELV
- a CDS encoding DJ-1/PfpI family protein is translated as MAKILIVTGDAAESLEVMYPYQRLLEEGYEVDIAAPARKQLRFVVHDFEPGFDTYTEKPGYTWPADLAFSEVDPGAYVAVVIPGGRAPEYLRNDPELRKILKAFFDADKPVAQICHGPLLTAAVGGLEGRRVTAYPALELDMQAAGATFQDTAAVVDGLLVSSRAWPDHPTWMREFLKILRTKS
- a CDS encoding DUF6912 family protein, which gives rise to MRVYVPLTLPGLAQVHTAGELGPGPIAAYAVTPALREWYVSDDIEELEYAALNRAAAASLRLLAGLPGAPRCRVVLAVDVADKDVAADPDGGHDAGSIGEVRITGPVPLAKAGAVHADADDAVEDVTAAAGALGAADQGDDDAQFVVDGAEDHELLWFGVQEIPELLRR
- a CDS encoding Rv3235 family protein produces the protein MDSYTATTRPRTPRPRTAPGGPAGTRPRGGAGTHPRTPAPPRTLPPHTVFAERLLAVLSGERPVHWMLGHTVGEAYEQLVHLAPATPLRSLGPRPVLRRCSVQLDRHRTAMEAFASIATGRRVRAMAFRLELGADQRWRCAAVELDGLGVAARHP